ACAGAGCCACTACCCTAACACGCTGGTCATACTAGGCTCCATGATTTTGACCGGAGCCTTAAGAAACGCTAGGATTTCCTAATCCATATGGGACCAAAGCGTAAAAAGCTCCTTCTTTCCGCTCTCGCTGAGCTCTATCCTGACCCCCATTCCGAACTAAATTTTAAGAATGAGTATCAGCTTCTTATCGCGGTGCTGCTCTCCGCCCAGTGTACAGATAAGAAGGTAAACCAGATTATCCCTGAACTATTTACACGCTATCCAACCTTCGAAGCGCTTTCGAAAGCCGCCCTTACCGATGTCGAGCGCATCATACGCCAGATCAACTATTTTAAAACTAAATCAAAGCATCTAATCGAAACCGGTCGACAGATGGTCGAACGATTCGACTCTATCGTTCCTAAGCTCCAAGAGGAGCTTGTCTCCCTACCCGGCGTAGGTCGCAAAACAGCTAACGTAATCGTGTGTGAGGCTGGAAAAGTTCCAGCCTTTCCGGTCGACACCCATGTTTTTCGTCTGGCTCACAGACTTGGCCTCTCAGAGGGTAAAACCACAGATGCCGTCGAAAAGGATCTCAGAAAGGCCTTTCCACCGGCAGAGTGGCGAAACCTGCACCACAGATTTATCTTTCACGGTCGCAGGGTCTGTAAAGCTAGGACCCCAAATTGCGCCGGGTGCGTACTAAGCTCAATCTGCCCATCGGCGGTTTTAGCTTGAGAGCTTTAACCATCTGATTATATAGATAAAAACTAACTGCAGCACAGAATTTAGCGCACTATTGGCATAAATTATGTATTAAAATACATTGCACTAATCAGAAACATTTATTATAATACATATATCTAATCTAATAGTATGTATCATATAAGGCTCACATGATTAGCGAAAAGAAGAGAAAACTGAACGCCCAAAGAGCGGTTCTCGATCGTTTACTTGGGGAGCTCAAGACGCTGGAGATTTCACGCCCGCAGAGGGGGTGGCTTAGAACCATTCGTGAGTCTCTTGGCATGACCGTCTCCCAGCTAGCTAGAAGGGCCTCACTAGACCAAACAACAGTTACACGTCTCGAGTCCAATGAGGCGCAGGATGCCCTCACACTCAAGTCCCTTAAGCGCCTAAGCGCTGCGCTCGATTGCGAATTGGTCTATGCACTAGTCCCAAGAACCTCCCTCAAAGCAACATTAATAGAGAGAGCTAATCTTCTCCTCAGGCATGAGGAGCAGCGAGTTGAAAAAACTATGAGCCTGGAGAATCAGGGTGGCGGAGAAGTTGATAACTCAATGCAGAAGGCTCTGCTTATTGGAACCCTAGATAAGCGTCTTTGGGATGAGGTATGAAGATCGACTATCCCCAAGGAGCGACGCCGCTAGAGAGAGAGGAGCTGGAAGGACTGCTTCTTTCAATAAAGACTCAGGGGGACCTTAACAGGTTTGAAAAACAGGCGATCTTCGAGTGCCGATTTGACCTGCGAAAAAATCGCAAAATCAAAAAAGATATTCTGACACTCTCTGGCTTGAAAGTTCTCCACAGAAAAATGTTTGCGCCAGTATGGAGCTGGGCCGGAGAATTTCGTTCTACAGAAAAAAATATAGGTATTGCACCCCAAGAGATCCAAATACAGCTACAACAACTCTGTGAAAACTGCTTGCATAGGCTTTCAGATCTTAAGGCGGACTCGTGGCCAGAATTTGCAGCATTCTTTCATCACGCCCTCGTATCAATTCATCCGTTTCCAAATGGCAATGGTCGTCATGCCAGGCTTGCAACGGATCTATTGAGCTGGAGGATAAAGCTCCCTGAGCCCTCCTGGGGGCAGAGCGATCTTACTGACGCGAATCCTGAAAGAGCGCGCTA
This region of Pseudomonadota bacterium genomic DNA includes:
- the nth gene encoding endonuclease III, producing the protein MGPKRKKLLLSALAELYPDPHSELNFKNEYQLLIAVLLSAQCTDKKVNQIIPELFTRYPTFEALSKAALTDVERIIRQINYFKTKSKHLIETGRQMVERFDSIVPKLQEELVSLPGVGRKTANVIVCEAGKVPAFPVDTHVFRLAHRLGLSEGKTTDAVEKDLRKAFPPAEWRNLHHRFIFHGRRVCKARTPNCAGCVLSSICPSAVLA
- a CDS encoding mobile mystery protein A; translation: MISEKKRKLNAQRAVLDRLLGELKTLEISRPQRGWLRTIRESLGMTVSQLARRASLDQTTVTRLESNEAQDALTLKSLKRLSAALDCELVYALVPRTSLKATLIERANLLLRHEEQRVEKTMSLENQGGGEVDNSMQKALLIGTLDKRLWDEV
- a CDS encoding mobile mystery protein B, encoding MKIDYPQGATPLEREELEGLLLSIKTQGDLNRFEKQAIFECRFDLRKNRKIKKDILTLSGLKVLHRKMFAPVWSWAGEFRSTEKNIGIAPQEIQIQLQQLCENCLHRLSDLKADSWPEFAAFFHHALVSIHPFPNGNGRHARLATDLLSWRIKLPEPSWGQSDLTDANPERAR